DNA sequence from the Thermus caldifontis genome:
GCCGATCTATTCCTCCTGGCCTCAGAGGAGGAATCCTTTGGGCAGGCGGCCCTCGAGGCCCTGGCCAGCGGGGTTCCCGTGGTGGCCACCGCTGTGGGGGGGGTTCCCGAGCTGGTGCGGCCCGAGGTGGGGCGCCTGGTGGAGCTTGGGGACCTGGAGGGCTTCGCCCAGGCGGTGCTGGACCTCCTCGCCCATCCCAGGCTCCCCAGGATGCGCAAGTTAGCCCGGGAATACGCCATCGCCCATTTCCACCCCGAAAGGATCACCCAGGCCTACCTGGAGGTGTACCAGAAGGCCCTGGAGCCCCCCCCTTAGGGATCGGAAACCTAAACCCCGCCGGGGAAGGTCCCACGGCGGGGAGAATACGGGGTTCCCGTCCCCGACGGCTACCCCCTAGGCATGGGCCACCACTTCCTTCCTGGCCCGCCCCCTTGCACCCTTGGCCTTGGTCTTTCGGGCCCGTTCCTCCAGGGCCTTAAGCCCCCCCACCAAGGCCAGGTCCAGGACCTGGTCCAGGTGCTCCACAAAGTGGAAGGTCATGTTCTGGCGGAGGGGCTTGGGGATGTCGCTGAGATCGGCTTCGTTTTGCTTGGGAAGGATCACCTCCCGGATCCCCGCCCGCCTGGCCCCCAGCACCTTCTCCTTGACCCCGCCGATGGGAAGGACCCTGCCCGTCAAGGTGATCTCCCCGGTCATGGCGAGGTCGTGGCGGACGGGCACCTCCGTGAGGGCGCTCACCAAGGCGCTCACGATGGCCACCCCGGCGGAAGGACCTTCCTTGGGAATGGCCCCCGCCGGCACATGGATGTGGATGTCCGACTCCTCAAACCGCTTCAGGGGGATGCCGAAGCGCTCGGCGTTGCGCTTGGCGTAGGAAAGCGCCGCCCGAGCGGATTCCTTCATCACATCCCCCAGCTGCCCGGTGAGGATCAGGTTGCCCTTACCGGGCATTACCGAGACCTCCACGAACATGATGTCCCCGCCCACGGGGGTGTAGTACATGCCCGTGGCCACCCCCACCTGGGGCTCGCGGGCCTCGGTTTCCGGCAGGTGGCGGGGTGGACCCAGGTACCGTTCCAGGTCCTTTTCCGTGATGCGCACCCGCTTTTTCCCCTCTTCCAGGATCTGCCGGGCCGCCTTGCGCAACAAGGAGCCGATCTCCCGTTCCAGCTGGCGCACCCCTGCTTCGCGGGTGTAGTGGGTGATGAGGCGCATGAGGGCCGCCTCCGTGATCACCACCTGGCCCTCGAGGAGGCCGGTTTCCCGCATCTGCCGGGGTAGGAGGTAGCGCCTGGCGATCTCCAGCTTCTCCTGCTCAATGTAGCTGGTGAACTCTATGGCCTCCATGCGGTCCCAAAGGGGGGCCGGGATGTTCTGGGGGAAGTTGGCGGTGCAGATGAACATCACCTCGGAAAGGTCAAAGGGCACCCCCAGGTAGTGGTCCACGAACTCCTTGTTCTGGGCGGGGTCCAGGACCTCCAAGAGGGCCGCCGCAGGGTCCCCCTGGTAAGAGATGCCCAGCTTGTCCACCTCGTCCATGAGGAACACCGGGTTCTTGGTCCCTGCCTGGCGCAGGCCCTGGATGATGCGTCCGGGCATGGCCCCGATGTAGGTGCGCCGGTGCCCCCGGATGTCGGATTCGTCCCGCACACCCCCCAAGGAGATGCGCACGTATTTGCGGCCCAGGGCCTCGGCGATGCTCTTGGCGATGGAGGTCTTCCCCACCCCCGGGGGCCCCACAAAGAGGAGGATGGGCCCCTTGTTCACCTCGTCCGCTGGGATTTCCCCTCGCTTGGCCCGCTCGGCTTTTAGCTTCCGCACCGCCAGGTACTCCAACACCCGGTCCTTCACCTTCTCCAGGCCGTAGTGGTCCCTTTCCAGGATCTCCTTGGCCCGGGAGAGGTCCAGGTTGTCCTCGGTGCGCACGTTCCAGGGAAGGTTTACGATCCAGTCCAGATAGGTGCGGATGACGCTGGCCTCGGCGGAATCGGGGTGCATGCGGGCGAAGCGGTTGAGCTCCCGCTCCACCTCCTGCCGGACCACAGGGGGCAGGTTGAGCTCCTCCACCTTCTTGCGGAACTCCTCCACCTCCTCGGCGCCTTCCTCCCCGTGGAGCTCCCGCTGGATGGCCTTCATCTGCTCCCTAAGGAAGTACTCCCTTTGGTTGCGGTCGATCTCCTCCTTGACCTGTTGCTGGATGCGCCTTTGGGTTTCTATGAGCTCCAGCTCCGCCTCGAGGAGGACCAACACCCTTTTGAGCCGCTCCGCCACACTGGGGATTTCCAAAACCCGCTGCTTGTCCTCCAGGCGGAAGTCCATGTGGAAGGCAACGTAATCCGCCAGCTGGCTGGGGTCCTCCAGGTTCAAGATGAACTGCGCCACCTCGGGGGCCAGGTACTTGCCCTCCTTGAGAAGGGCCTGGAACTTGTCCTTCACCTCCCGCACCAGGGCCTTGACCAAGGTGGCCTCTCCGGGCTCGTCGGAGAGCACCTCCCCCTTGGCCTCGAGGTGGTCCCCCAGGTCCAGCCACTCCTTCACCCGCACCCGGGCAAAGGCCTGGACCAACACCTGGACAGAGCCATCCGGGTTCTTGCGCATCTTCAGGATGTTGCAGGCCGTGCCCACCTCGTAGAGGTCGGAAGGTCTGGGGTTTTCCACCTCTTTGTCCTTCTGGCTCACGATGAGAAGCACCCGCTCCCGGGCTAAGGCCTCGTCAATGGCCCGGATGGAGATCGGCCGGCCGGCATCGATGGGCATCACCATGGTGGGGTAGATGACGGAGCCCCTCACCGGGCAAACGGGCAGGGTTTCTGGCAGCATGGTTTCCCTCCTTTCCTCCATCTCGTCCATATCCTAAGCCTACCTATGTCAAGTTTACTGCATCATGGGCTTTAGCACAAAGCCCCTAACCCTGGCGTAAGCTTAAAGCCATGCGCCGCTTCCTCTGGGCCCTTCTCCTGGGACTGGCCATGGCCCTTGCCCAGAAAAGCGGGGGTGGGGTGGGCGGGCGCCCCTACAGCCCAAGCCCACCCCCCATGAGCCCTGGCCCCGCCCCCGTCTTCCCCACCCCGGCACCCTCCTATCCAGGCCCGGTGGTGGTCTACCCCGGAGGAGGTGGGGGAAGCTTGGGCATTGTACCCGTTTTGGTCTTCTTCGGCCTGATCCTGGTGACCGCCTATATGGTGCGGGGCCTGCAGCAGGCGGGAGCGGGTCCCACCGCCAGCGTGGCCAGGTTGCGCCTGGCCCTCCTGGCCCGTCCCCAGGTGCAAAGGGCCCTAAGGCGGTTGGCCGAGGAGGCGGACACCACCTCCGCCAAGGGCCTGGCGGACCTGGTGGACGAGGCGGCGCTTTTGCTCCTGCGGGAGGAGGCCGCCTGGCGCTTTGGCCATTACCAGGTGGCGGCGGGTTCCGAGGAGGAGGCCCTGGCCTGGTTTGACGCCTGGATGCTGGAGGAAAGGAGCAAATACCAGGAAACCTTCCGCCACTTTGAGGGGAAAAAGCAGGTGGCGGAGGGATACCAGGCCCAGGTGGAGCCCGGGGGACGCTACCTGGTGGTAAGCCTCCTTTTGGCCGACCACAGGCTTCTTCCTCCCCGGTCCCCCTTGACCCGGTCCCGGGCTCGGGAGGCCCTTATGGACCTGGCAGGCTCCAGCCCCTCTACCCTCATGGCCGCCTACCTCTCCTGGACCCCGGAAAAGGAGGGGGAGGCCCTCACGGAAGAGGAGCTTCTCCTTCTCTACCCCGACCTGGACAAGCTTTGAAAGGGGGAAGCCCTCCGGGTAGAGTGGACCCGTGGTACGGGTCTCTCGGCGCACCGTCACCTTCCTACCCCCTCCTGGGGCTCAGGCCTTAATCGGGGATTTCACCGACTGGGAGAAAAACCCCATTCCCCTCTCAGGCCCCGTCACCCTGGAGTTCCCGGAAGGAGCCTACGTGGAGTATGCCTTTTTGGACGCAAGGGGGCATCCCTTCCCCGACCCCGATAACCCCGAGCGGGCCGACAACCCCTGGTGGACCTACCCCCGGGCCGTCAGGCTTCCCGGCCATCGGTTTGAGGCCCCGCCCGAGCCGAGGGAGGAGCCCAAGGTGGCCCGGCACCGCCTGGGGGACAGGCGCTACTACGTGGCCGAAACCGGGGCAAGCCCCAAGGCCACCCTGGTGGCCCAGGATGGGGTGGCCTTTTACCGCACCGCAGGCCTGCACAAGGTGGCCCAAGCCCTGACCGAGGCGGGCGAAATCCCCCCGGTCCGCTTGGTCTTCGTGGAACCCATAGACCGGAACCAGGAGTACCGCTTTTCGGAACGCTACGAGGAGGAGTTTCACCGAGTGCTGGCGGAGGTAGAGGGATTCTATGGCTCCTTAGGGGATCTGGTCCTGGTGGGGGCCTCCTTGGGGGGGCTTTTCTCCTTGTGGCAGGCCTGGCGCCACCCGGATCGCTTCCCCAAGGTCCTGGCCCTCTCCCCAGCGCTAAGGGCCCACCCAGGTGGCACCGACGCCTATCGGGACCGGGAATGGCTTTTGGAGCAGTACGCCAACGCCAAGGTCCTACCCCGCATCTACCTGGAGGTGGGTCTTTTGGAATGGCTGTTAGCTCCAGCCCGCCGCTTTGCCGCTCTCCTGGCTGACCGCAAGGTTCCCCATGCCTACCGGGAAAGGGCCTCGGGGCACAACTGGGTCACGTGGAAGCAGGCCTTGGCCCCTGGGCTAAGGTACCTTTTGGGGGAGGCATGAGCGGGGAAGCGCTATTGGTGCTCCTTTCCGTGGCGGTCCTCGAGGCCCTCCTCTCCGGAGATAATGCCTTGGTGCTGGCGGTGATGGTCAAACCCCTGCCCACCCACCTCCGCCGCAAGGCCCTCTTCTACGGGGTCCTGGGGGCTTACCTCCTGCGGGGCCTAGCCCTCCTCTTCGCCGTGTACGTGATCCGGCTATGGTGGGTCCAGGTTTTGGGAGGGCTTTACCTCCTCTTCCTCATGCTGCAGCATTTCCGCAACCACCCGGAGGCCAAGCCGCTTCCCGAGGCCACCGCCCGGGAGTTCTGGCGGGTGGTGCTCCTCATCAACCTGGTGGACCTGGCCTTTGCCGTGGACTCCATCCTGGCGGTGGTGGCCTTTTCCAAGGACCTGGCCTTGGTTTTTTTAGGCGTGGCCCTGGGTATCCTCTTCATCCGCCTGGCCGCCAGCTACGTGGTGGCGGTGATGGAGCGGTACCCTGGCCTGGAAAAGGTGGCCTACGCCCTGGTGGGCTGGGCAGGGGTCAAGCTCCTCCTGGAGGGAAGCGCCACCCTGGCCGAGCTCTTACACCATCCCGAACTGGCCTGGCACCTGCCCAAGCCAGCCTTCTGGGGCGTAACCCTCCTCATCCTCCTGGGGGGAAGCCTTCTGGCCTTCCGGAAACATGCCTAGGGATTGGGATGCCTTTTACCGGGAAACGGAAGGGGAACGAGCCCCTGCCTTCACGGTGCGGGCCTATGGCCCCTTCGTACCCCCTGGGCCCATCCTGGACCTGGCCGGAGGCCTGGGGCGGAACGCCCGCTACTTCCTGGAAAGGGGCCATCCCGTGGTCCTGGTGGAAAGGAGCCTCGAGGCCCTAAGGAAACTGGCCGGCACCCCCGGGCTCACCCTGGTGGAGCTGGACCTGGAGGGCCCCAAAGCCCTCTCCCTCCTCCCCCCGGGCCCCTTCGCCGCCATCCTCATGAGCTATTACGTGAACCGCCCTCTTCTTAAGGCCCTCCCTCCCCGGGTGGCCCCAGGAGGGCTTGTCCTGGTGGAGGGCTTTAGCCGCCTAGAAGCCATCCGGCGGGGGAGGCCGGAAAGCCCCTACTACTGGGAACCCTACGAACTCCTCACCCCTCCCCCAGGCCTTGGGCTACGCGCCTTCGGGGAAGGGTGGATGGGGGGCTACCGGGTCTTTGCCGTCTACCAGAACCCTAGGCCCTAAGCCCCCGGGCCACCAACTCGGCGATGTCCAAAACCTCAGGGGGCTTCTCGTCCTGGGCCACCTCCACGTTCATCATGGCCATGCAGAAGGGGCACCCCGTGGCGATCACCTCCGCCCCCGTGCCCTTGAGCTCCCGGTAGCGGTTTTGCGAAACCCGCATGGCCCCAGGCTCCTCCTCCTTCCAGAACTGGGCCCCACCGGCCCCACAACAGAAGCTCCGCTCCCGGCTCCTTTGGGGTTCGCTGAGGGCCAGGCCCACCCCCTTGAGCACCTCCCGGGGCGCCTCGTACACCCCGTTGTGCCGGCCCAGGTAGCAGGGGTCATGGAAGACCACCCGCCGGGTTTCCTCCGAAACCTTAAGCCGGCCCGAGCGCAAGAGCTCGGCGATGAACTCCGAGTGGTGGACCACCCGGTACTCCCCGCCAAAGGCCTTGTACTCGTTGCCCAGGGTATGGAAGCAGTGGGGGCAGGTGGTCACGATGGTTTTGGGGGCCACCTGGTTCAAGGTTTCCACGTTCTCCGTGGCCAGCTGGAAGAAGAGGTACTCGTTTCCCGCTCGCCTTGCAGAATCCCCCGTGCACTTCTCCCTTTGGCCCAGGACCGCCCAGTCCAGCCCGCTGGCATTCAGGATCTCCACCATGCTCCTGGCGATCCTCTGGGCCCTGGGATCGTAGCTGGCCGCACACCCCACCCAGTAGAGGACCTCAGGGTGGGGCTTTTCCTCCACGGTGGGTACGTTAAGCCCCTCGGCCCAGTCCAGGCGCTTGTCCTGGCCGATGCCCCAGGGATTGCCGGAGCGCTCCATCCCCCTAAAGGCGTTGTTCAGCTCCTGGGGGAAGGCTCCCTCCATGAGCACCTTGGCCCGGCGCACATCCAGAATGTGCAGCATGGGCTCGTTGCCCACCGGGCAGACCTCCACGCAGGCCATGCAGGTGGTGCACGCCCAAAGGGCCTCCTCGTTCAGGGCAAAGTCCATGAGGGGCCTGGGGCTTTCCTGGCCGCTGGCGAAGGCGGGGAGAATCCCGTTTAGCTCGTACCGCTCAGAAATCACGATGGCCGCTGGGGAAAGGGCCTTTCCCGTGGTGTAGGCAGGGCAGGCCTCCTGACAACGGTTGCACATGATGCAGGCGTAAGCGTCCAAAAGCCGTTTCCAGGAAAGGTCCTCCAGCTTCTCCGCCCCGAACTTCTCCTCCTCCTTCTCAAAGTCCAGAGGCCGCAAGGCCCCGGGCTTTTCCTGGCCAAAGGCCAGGTTGATGGGGCCCATCATCAGGTGGATGTGCTTGGAACGGGGAAAGTAGGGAAGGAAGAGCAGGATGGAACCCAAAGCACCCCACCAGAAGACGTGTTCCAAAACCACCAGGCTAGAGGGGGCAAGCCCGGAAAGGAGGCCGGCCAGGAGGCTCGCCACCGGTTGGAAGGGATCGGGTTCCCCCTGGGCCAGGCCCGCCGCCTTGGAGAGGAGGCGGCTTCCCACATGAAAGGTGATAAAGGCCCCCACGATGGCCGAGTCCCGGGGTATCCCCTGGCGCACCCGCTCGTGGAGGAGCACCCTGGGGTTCCAGGTGAAGTCGTGGGGGGCCACCAGGTAGCGGCGTACCATGAGGCCCAGGATCCCCACCAAGATGGCCGCCGTCAGGATGTCGGCGATGAAGTTATAGGGGTTCCAAACGCCTCCTTGGGTGTGCAGGGGGAAAAAGCCCTCCAGGAGGTCCACCAGGTTGACCAAAAGGTAATAGACAAAGCCGTAGAAGACAAAGGCGTGCAGGAGGGACACCAAGGGCCGCCGCTTGAACACCGTCTGTTGTGTAAGGGTGAGCCACAGGGCCCTCCCTATACGCTCGGGTAGGCGGTCCAACCGGTCCTCAGGCCGTCCCCGGCGGATGGCCAGGTAGACCCGGCGAAACCCCGTGTAGGCGTAGTAAAGGCTTCCGACCATGAGCAGGATAAAGAGGATTTTCTCCGGTAAGGTCAGCATGGGTAAGACCTCCTTATACTCGGTAAAAGTTTACCCCACCCTGGCAAAGGCGTACAATGGTGCCCCATGGAAGCCGTGGCCTTTGGCATCCTCCTCTTCTTCGGCCTGCTGAACCTCTGGACCTTCCACCGCTTTAAGAAGCCCCTCCTACCCTTGGTGCTGGTCCTTTTTGCGACTTTCTTCGTCTTCTTTCTTTCCCCAATCCTAGGGCTTTTGGTCTTCCTCCTGGGGCAGACCCTGGCCTTCTACGCCGCCGGGAAAAGGTGAAAGCTAAGGAAGGCCACCAAAGCGCCCAAAAGGGCCCCCACCAGGACCTCCAGGTAGGTGTGGCCCAGGAGTTCCTTCAAAGGCTCCGGGGCGGGCCCCTTCTCCAACACCTGCTGCAGTTCCTGAACCAGCTGGTTGAGGAGCTGGGCGTGAAGCCCCGCCGCCCGGCGGATTCCCGTGGCGTCATACATGACGATGAGGGCGAAGATGGCGGCCACGGCGAACAGAGTGCTGGCAAAACCCTCCTGGAAGCCCACGCCCATGGCCAAGGCGCTCACGGTGGCGGAATGGGAGCTGGGCATCCCCCCGGTTTCCAAGAAACGCTCCCACTGAAACCGGCCCTCCAGCAGGTAATAGATGAAAAGCTTCAGGGTCTGGGCCAGGAGGTTGGCCAGGATGGCCGTCCAAAACACCTGGTTAGCCAAGAGGTCCATGCCGCCTGAGTATAGCCGCCTTCACGGTATTGGCCATCAGCATGGCCACGGTCATGGGCCCCACGCCCCCGGGGACCGGGGTGACGGCGGAGGCCACCGCGGCCACCTCCGGGTGCACATCCCCCAGGAGCTTGTCGTCCACCCGGTTCACCCCCACGTCCACCACAATGGCCCCGGGCCGCACCCACTCCTTCCGCACCAGGTGGGGCTTCCCCACCGCCACCACCAGCACCTCCGCCCGCCGGGTGATCTCCGGAAGGTTCCGGGTACGGGAATGGGCCACGGTCACGGTGGCGTCCTCCCGCAGGAGGAGGCCTGCCAGGGGCTTGCCCACGATGTTGGACCGACCCAGGACCACCACCTCCTTGCCCCTTAGCTCCACCCCGTAGTGCTGCAGGAGGCGGACGATGCCCAAGGGGGTACAGGGGAAAAGCCCCTCGCCCCCGCTCCAAAGCTTGCCCACGTTGAAGGGATGAAAGCCATCCACATCCTTGAGGGGAGAGATGGCCTCTAAAACCCGCTCCGTGCGGATGTGGGCGGGCAAGGGAAGCTGGACCAGGATACCGTCCACCTCAGGGTCTTGGTTGAGGGTCTCGATCCGCTCCAAAAGGGCCCCCTCGGGGGTATCCGCCGGGTACACCTCCACCTGGCTCAAGAGGCCCAGCTCCCGGGCCCTTTTGTCCTTCAGGCGCACGTAGGAAACCGAGGCGGGGTCCTCCCCCAAACGGATCACCCTGAGGGAGGGTACGAAAGGCAAGGAGCTAAGGGTCTGCCTCAGCTCCTGATACACGGTTCTCGCCACCTCGTGGCCGGAAAGAATACGGGCAAGGGTCATCTCAGTCCTCCTTGGGCACCGCCAGTAGCTCGCCCCCCTGGATCCGCCGGTACAAGCGGCCGAGAACCCCGTTGACAAATGCCCCTGAATGCTCCCCTCCATAGCGGTTGGCGATCTTCACCGCCACCTCGATCAGGGGAGCGAAGGGGGTGGGTTCGTAAAGCATCTCGTAGGTGGCCAGACGCAACACGGTGAGGTCGGTTTTGGACATCTGGGCAAAGTCCCAGCCCTCCACCGTTTCCCGTAACACCTGGTCCACCTCCTCCGCATGGGCCTTGTACCCCTCTAAAAGGCGCCGGGCAAAGGCCACCCCCTCCTGGTCCAGGGGATCGCCGTAGGCGTCCTCCTCCCCTCCCATCTCCTCCAAGGCGTGACGGAACGCCTCCTCCAGGTCCATCCCCCCCTGGGTGTGGGCGAAGAGGGCCCGCATGGCCAGCTCCCTGGCTCGCCTAAGCATGGGCCTCCTTTCGGTACTCCACCTGGGCCACGGTGAGGTTCACCGCCTGAACCTTTTCCCCGGTGGCCAGGAATAGGGCTTCGGCCACCGCCTTTTGCACCACCTGGGCCACCTCGGGAATGGAAACCCCGTAGTCCACGGAAAGAACCAGGTCCACCGTGAACCCCTCGGGAGCGCGCTCCACCTTGATGGGCTTCATCCGACGGAAAACCTCACCCAAAGAGCGGGGTGCGGTTTCCAAAAGCCGAACCCCCTCGAGGTCGGAAAGGGCATGGGCCACCAGGCCCTCGAGGGCATGGTCGCTGATCTCGTACTCCACCATCACACGCCCAGTCTACATCTCCATCCGCCGGGCCACGAAGTTGGTGTAGACCGCTCCCCGGCGGAAGAAGGCGTTTTGCAGCACCTTTTGCTGGAAGGGGATGGTGGTCTTGAGACCGGGTCCCTCGATGACCGTTTCCGAAAGCGCCCTTTCCATGCGCTTGATGGCCTCCTCCCGGGTGGGCGCCCAGGCGATGATCTTGGCGATCAGGCTGTCGTAGTGGGGCGGGATCTGGTAGCCCGCATAGAGGTGGCTGTCCACCCGGATCCCCGGACCCCCGGGGAAAAGGAGGGTTTCCACCTTGCCGATGGAGGGCCTAAAGCCCTTCTCGGGGTCCTCGGCGTTGATGCGCACCTCTATGGCATGCCCCCGGACCTCCACCTCCTCCTGCTCCATCCAGAGCTTCTCCCCCATGGCGATGCGGAACTGGGCCTGGACCAGGTCAATGCCGGTGATCATCTCGGTCACGGGGTGCTCCACCTGGATGCGGGTGTTCATCTCTATGAAGTAGAAATTCCCCTCCTTATCCACCAGGAACTCCAAGGTACCCGCGGACACGTACCCCACGTGCCGGGCAAGCCGGGCTGCGGCCTCGGCGATGGCCCTCCGGGTCTCCAGGGGCAAGGTGCTGGGGGCTTCCTCCAGGAGCTTTTGGTGCCGGCGCTGGATGGAGCAATCCCGTTCCCAAAGGTGGATGACGTTCTCCCCATCCCCCAGGAGTTGGATTTCGATGTGCTTGGGCTCTTCAATGTACTTTTCCAGGTAGACGGCCGGGTTGCCAAAGGCAGCCCGCGCCTCCTCTTGGGCCTGCTGGACCGCCCTCTCTAGCTCCTCTTCGGTGTGCACCAGCCGCATTCCCCTACCCCCACCCCCAGCGGAGGCTTTGAGGATCACGGGATAGCCGATCTCCTGAGCGGCCCGCTTGGCCTCCTCCACGCTGGCCAGCTCATCCGTTCCCGGAACCGTGGGTACTCCAGCCTCGCGCGCCACCTTCCTGGCGGTGGCCTTGTCCCCCAGGGCGCGCATGTTCTCCGGGGTGGGGCCGATAAAGGTGATGCCGTGGTCCCGGCACATCTCGGCAAAGGTGGCGTTTTCCGCTAGAAAGCCATAGCCGGGATGAATGGCGTCAGCCCCGGTCACGATGGCCGCGGAAAGCAGGTTGGGGATGTTCAGGTAGCTCTGCCCCGAGGGGGGCGGCCCAATGCAGATGGCCTCGTCGGCCAAAAGCACCGGCAGGCTCTTCTCGTCCGCGGTGGAGTGGGCCACCACGGTCTTGATCCCCAACTCCTTGGCGGCCCGGATAATCCTCAAGGCGATCTCGCCCCGGTTGGCGATCAGAACCTTTTTCATAGCGGCTGAATCAGGAAGAGGGGCTGCCCGTACTCCACGGGTTCCCCATTTTTCACCAGGATCTTTTTAATGATTCCAGATACTTCCGACTCGATCTCGTTCATCAGCTTCATGGCCTCGATGATGCAGAGCACCTGGCCCTTCTCCACCCGGTCCCCTTCCTCCACGTAAGGGGGGGCATCGGGGGCGGGGGCCCGGTAGAAGGTACCCACGATGGGGGCCCTCACCTCCACACACCCCGCACAGCTGTCCTCGGCTTGGGCGGCTTCCGGTTGGGGGGCTTCCGCAGGTGGAGACGGGGGTACCGGAGCCGGGCCGGTGGGCGCAGCTGAGGGCAAGGGAGCCGGTGGGCTGGCGGGGGTGGGTAAACCTTGGGGCACGGCCACCACCTGCACCTCACCCCCTCGGCGTACGGTCAGCTTGTAATCGGGAGTCTCCAGGGTGAGCTCGCTCACCCCATGCTCCACCAGGGCCTGCAGGATCTGCTTCAGTTCCTTAGGCGTCATGGGTGCACCTCGCGGCATAAAGCTTACCCTATCCAAGGGCCACCACCACCTTTGGACCCAGTAAAAGAAAGAGCCCGGGGGTGAACCCGGGCCATCCGGCCCAAAGGCCTTAGGCGCGGCCCACGTACTGGCCCGTGCGGGTATCCACCTTGATGACCTCGCCGGGCTCCACAAAAAGGGGTACCTGGACCACCGCTCCGGTCTCCAGGGTGGCGGGTTTGCTCCCGCCGGAGACCGTGTCCCCCCGCACCCCGGGGGGCGTGTCCACCACCTTGAGCTCCACCACGGTGGGCGGGGTGATCTTCAGGGGGCGCCCCTCGTACATGTCCCCCAGGACGGTCATCCCCTCCTTGAGAAACCGGGAAGCCTCCACCTGATCCTTGGGCAGGTGGAACTGCTCGTAGGTCTCGAGGTCCATGAAGACCAGGTCGTCCCCCTCCTGGTAAAGGTACTGGAGCTCCCGGGTTTCCACGTAGATGTCCTCCAGCTTCTCCCCGGAGTTGAAGGTGCGCTCAATGGTGGCCCCGGTTTCCAGGTTCTTGAACTTGGCCACCACCTTGGCCCCGCCGCGGCCGATCTTCTGGTGCTGGTATTCCACGCACTCCCAAAGGCCGCCCTCCATCTTCACCTTGGTTCCGGGTCTAAGGTCGGTCACGCTGATCATGCTTCCTCCTGAAGGTCCAAGACCTGGGGCGCAAGCCCTAAGAGGTCAATATACCGGAGATACTCCTCCTCCCCAAGCTCCCGCCCAGCCAGGGCTACCAAAAGGGCCTCCATGACGTTGGTGCCAAAGCTCCGCCCATTTAGGCGGGGGGTGGTGGTGATGAGGCGCCTTACCCCCCGTTCCCTGAGGAAGGCCACATCCTCCTCCGTGGTGGTGTTGGTGAGCACGGTTTTTCCCTCCATGGCGTCGGGCATATGGCGTTTGATGTAGTGCCAGTCCCCCGCCACCAGATCCGCCCAGAGGTAGTAGCGGCTTCGCCAGTCCA
Encoded proteins:
- the lon gene encoding endopeptidase La → MLPETLPVCPVRGSVIYPTMVMPIDAGRPISIRAIDEALARERVLLIVSQKDKEVENPRPSDLYEVGTACNILKMRKNPDGSVQVLVQAFARVRVKEWLDLGDHLEAKGEVLSDEPGEATLVKALVREVKDKFQALLKEGKYLAPEVAQFILNLEDPSQLADYVAFHMDFRLEDKQRVLEIPSVAERLKRVLVLLEAELELIETQRRIQQQVKEEIDRNQREYFLREQMKAIQRELHGEEGAEEVEEFRKKVEELNLPPVVRQEVERELNRFARMHPDSAEASVIRTYLDWIVNLPWNVRTEDNLDLSRAKEILERDHYGLEKVKDRVLEYLAVRKLKAERAKRGEIPADEVNKGPILLFVGPPGVGKTSIAKSIAEALGRKYVRISLGGVRDESDIRGHRRTYIGAMPGRIIQGLRQAGTKNPVFLMDEVDKLGISYQGDPAAALLEVLDPAQNKEFVDHYLGVPFDLSEVMFICTANFPQNIPAPLWDRMEAIEFTSYIEQEKLEIARRYLLPRQMRETGLLEGQVVITEAALMRLITHYTREAGVRQLEREIGSLLRKAARQILEEGKKRVRITEKDLERYLGPPRHLPETEAREPQVGVATGMYYTPVGGDIMFVEVSVMPGKGNLILTGQLGDVMKESARAALSYAKRNAERFGIPLKRFEESDIHIHVPAGAIPKEGPSAGVAIVSALVSALTEVPVRHDLAMTGEITLTGRVLPIGGVKEKVLGARRAGIREVILPKQNEADLSDIPKPLRQNMTFHFVEHLDQVLDLALVGGLKALEERARKTKAKGARGRARKEVVAHA
- a CDS encoding divergent PAP2 family protein, whose amino-acid sequence is MDLLANQVFWTAILANLLAQTLKLFIYYLLEGRFQWERFLETGGMPSSHSATVSALAMGVGFQEGFASTLFAVAAIFALIVMYDATGIRRAAGLHAQLLNQLVQELQQVLEKGPAPEPLKELLGHTYLEVLVGALLGALVAFLSFHLFPAA
- a CDS encoding (Fe-S)-binding protein; translation: MLTLPEKILFILLMVGSLYYAYTGFRRVYLAIRRGRPEDRLDRLPERIGRALWLTLTQQTVFKRRPLVSLLHAFVFYGFVYYLLVNLVDLLEGFFPLHTQGGVWNPYNFIADILTAAILVGILGLMVRRYLVAPHDFTWNPRVLLHERVRQGIPRDSAIVGAFITFHVGSRLLSKAAGLAQGEPDPFQPVASLLAGLLSGLAPSSLVVLEHVFWWGALGSILLFLPYFPRSKHIHLMMGPINLAFGQEKPGALRPLDFEKEEEKFGAEKLEDLSWKRLLDAYACIMCNRCQEACPAYTTGKALSPAAIVISERYELNGILPAFASGQESPRPLMDFALNEEALWACTTCMACVEVCPVGNEPMLHILDVRRAKVLMEGAFPQELNNAFRGMERSGNPWGIGQDKRLDWAEGLNVPTVEEKPHPEVLYWVGCAASYDPRAQRIARSMVEILNASGLDWAVLGQREKCTGDSARRAGNEYLFFQLATENVETLNQVAPKTIVTTCPHCFHTLGNEYKAFGGEYRVVHHSEFIAELLRSGRLKVSEETRRVVFHDPCYLGRHNGVYEAPREVLKGVGLALSEPQRSRERSFCCGAGGAQFWKEEEPGAMRVSQNRYRELKGTGAEVIATGCPFCMAMMNVEVAQDEKPPEVLDIAELVARGLRA
- a CDS encoding DUF1517 domain-containing protein, coding for MRRFLWALLLGLAMALAQKSGGGVGGRPYSPSPPPMSPGPAPVFPTPAPSYPGPVVVYPGGGGGSLGIVPVLVFFGLILVTAYMVRGLQQAGAGPTASVARLRLALLARPQVQRALRRLAEEADTTSAKGLADLVDEAALLLLREEAAWRFGHYQVAAGSEEEALAWFDAWMLEERSKYQETFRHFEGKKQVAEGYQAQVEPGGRYLVVSLLLADHRLLPPRSPLTRSRAREALMDLAGSSPSTLMAAYLSWTPEKEGEALTEEELLLLYPDLDKL
- a CDS encoding alpha/beta hydrolase, which codes for MVRVSRRTVTFLPPPGAQALIGDFTDWEKNPIPLSGPVTLEFPEGAYVEYAFLDARGHPFPDPDNPERADNPWWTYPRAVRLPGHRFEAPPEPREEPKVARHRLGDRRYYVAETGASPKATLVAQDGVAFYRTAGLHKVAQALTEAGEIPPVRLVFVEPIDRNQEYRFSERYEEEFHRVLAEVEGFYGSLGDLVLVGASLGGLFSLWQAWRHPDRFPKVLALSPALRAHPGGTDAYRDREWLLEQYANAKVLPRIYLEVGLLEWLLAPARRFAALLADRKVPHAYRERASGHNWVTWKQALAPGLRYLLGEA
- a CDS encoding TerC family protein; protein product: MSGEALLVLLSVAVLEALLSGDNALVLAVMVKPLPTHLRRKALFYGVLGAYLLRGLALLFAVYVIRLWWVQVLGGLYLLFLMLQHFRNHPEAKPLPEATAREFWRVVLLINLVDLAFAVDSILAVVAFSKDLALVFLGVALGILFIRLAASYVVAVMERYPGLEKVAYALVGWAGVKLLLEGSATLAELLHHPELAWHLPKPAFWGVTLLILLGGSLLAFRKHA
- a CDS encoding class I SAM-dependent methyltransferase, coding for MPRDWDAFYRETEGERAPAFTVRAYGPFVPPGPILDLAGGLGRNARYFLERGHPVVLVERSLEALRKLAGTPGLTLVELDLEGPKALSLLPPGPFAAILMSYYVNRPLLKALPPRVAPGGLVLVEGFSRLEAIRRGRPESPYYWEPYELLTPPPGLGLRAFGEGWMGGYRVFAVYQNPRP